The following are from one region of the Cyanobium gracile PCC 6307 genome:
- a CDS encoding type II toxin-antitoxin system VapB family antitoxin — translation MTLDDDLLARAEQLCGDLERSALLKEALRALVQRESAKRLAALGGSEPALEPIPRRRSTT, via the coding sequence GTGACGCTCGACGACGACCTGCTCGCCAGGGCCGAGCAGCTGTGCGGCGATCTGGAACGCAGCGCCCTGCTCAAGGAAGCCCTTCGGGCCCTCGTGCAACGCGAAAGCGCCAAGCGTCTCGCAGCGCTGGGAGGCAGTGAACCCGCGCTGGAGCCGATCCCCCGTCGCCGCAGCACGACGTGA
- a CDS encoding DEAD/DEAH box helicase: MQEAVLAPGARIECRSAEWMVRSLGRSSDGQQVVDVVGVSPFLRDKEARFLVAVEKAAGSFKVLQPEDTALVSDPSPLYRDSLLFLEAHLRRSIPTDSSLVVGHRAAMDALPYQLEPAAKALAMPRQRLLIADAVGLGKTLECGILCSELIRRGRGKRLLVVTTKSMLVQFQKEFWTRFSIPLVRLDSVGIQRIREQIPTNQNPFHYYDKAIVSVDTLKNDRDYRFYLDNASWDIIVIDECQNVAERARGAQKSQRAKLAERLATRSETLILLSATPHDGKPESFASLMNMLDPTAIADPSQYTKDDIKDLYVRRFRKDVIADLRSSVKERDSADVDCPASEQEERVFALLKDLKLPDTDAKAKAGQLFKTTLVKSLLSSPMAALQTVRNRLKRLEATPAPADQAALQELEPLLAAIGPAEFSKYQLLLQMIRSDWGWSGKDPKDRIVLFTGRRETQRFLVEHLAEDLGLPKGAVVGLDGAMPDVEQTRVVEQFAQEKEAVRILVATEVASEGLNLHYLSHRLVHVDIPWSLMTLQQRNGRIDRYGQPQQPQIRYLLSCSRSDGMGDAEKVLRLLKRKDEQAQQNIGDPAVFLGIYDAAGEEDVISEAFETGRVDALEQRMEANAQPYLGPTSGDNLFEELFGSTDGGSESGGNTPVQPLVQQRQPFSLFSSLWSYVDTALEAVAQQMERRGEKLDLRVFPEQQRLEITPPPELQRRYERYPRELQPPRGQRLALSTEVVALQRALEQSRRQDSSRPELEFLWDLHPLVDWLSDRGQITFQRHCAPVLQLSDGLESGAVVMVFQGTIPNQKGVPVVQEWVAVRFAGAGLKVVGVEPLQAVAERLQLGRKAYANPQAPIPGHLREQLPYAVEQANAYLRDCGDRWTARMQPELEAQRERLKRLRGRQEQQLELSFAADQRPQQIKEKRRLAEQKAIDGRFDDHERFVNEVMTIEPSPYLKVVAVLHREV, from the coding sequence ATGCAAGAAGCCGTTCTCGCGCCAGGAGCCCGGATCGAGTGCCGCAGTGCCGAATGGATGGTCCGCAGCCTGGGTCGCAGCTCCGACGGCCAGCAGGTGGTGGATGTGGTGGGCGTGTCGCCCTTCCTGCGCGACAAGGAAGCCCGCTTCCTGGTGGCAGTGGAGAAGGCTGCCGGCAGCTTCAAGGTGCTCCAGCCGGAAGACACCGCCCTGGTCAGCGACCCGTCGCCTCTGTACCGCGACAGCCTGCTGTTCCTTGAGGCCCATCTGCGCCGCTCCATCCCCACCGATTCCTCCCTTGTGGTGGGCCATCGGGCGGCGATGGACGCCCTGCCTTACCAGCTGGAACCCGCCGCCAAGGCCTTGGCGATGCCGCGCCAGCGGCTGCTGATCGCCGATGCGGTGGGTCTGGGCAAGACCCTGGAGTGCGGCATCCTTTGCAGCGAGCTGATCCGGCGCGGGCGCGGCAAGCGGCTGCTGGTGGTCACCACCAAGAGCATGCTGGTGCAGTTCCAGAAGGAGTTCTGGACGCGTTTCTCGATCCCGCTGGTGCGCCTGGATTCGGTGGGAATCCAGCGGATCCGCGAGCAGATTCCCACCAACCAGAACCCATTTCACTACTACGACAAGGCGATTGTTTCGGTCGACACGCTCAAGAACGATCGCGACTACCGCTTCTATCTCGATAACGCCAGCTGGGACATCATCGTGATCGATGAGTGCCAGAACGTGGCTGAGCGGGCCAGGGGTGCCCAGAAGAGCCAGCGGGCCAAGCTGGCCGAACGCCTGGCGACCCGCTCGGAGACGTTGATCCTGCTGTCGGCCACGCCGCACGACGGCAAGCCGGAGAGCTTCGCGAGCCTGATGAACATGCTCGACCCCACGGCGATCGCCGACCCGAGCCAGTACACCAAGGACGACATCAAGGATCTGTATGTGCGGCGCTTCCGCAAGGATGTGATCGCCGATCTGCGGAGCAGTGTCAAGGAACGCGACAGCGCCGATGTGGACTGCCCGGCGAGCGAGCAGGAAGAGCGGGTGTTCGCCCTGCTGAAAGACCTCAAGCTCCCTGACACCGACGCCAAGGCCAAGGCGGGCCAGCTCTTCAAAACCACCCTGGTCAAGAGCCTGCTCTCCAGCCCGATGGCGGCGCTGCAAACGGTGCGCAACCGGCTCAAGCGTCTCGAGGCCACCCCGGCCCCGGCCGACCAGGCGGCGTTGCAGGAGCTGGAACCGCTGCTGGCCGCTATCGGCCCGGCCGAGTTCTCCAAATACCAGCTTCTGCTGCAAATGATTCGCAGCGACTGGGGCTGGAGCGGCAAGGATCCCAAAGACCGGATCGTGCTGTTCACCGGCCGGCGTGAAACCCAGCGCTTCCTGGTGGAGCACCTGGCTGAAGATCTGGGCCTGCCCAAGGGCGCCGTGGTGGGTCTCGATGGCGCTATGCCCGATGTGGAGCAGACGCGGGTGGTGGAGCAATTCGCCCAGGAAAAGGAGGCGGTGCGGATCCTCGTCGCGACCGAGGTCGCATCAGAGGGCCTGAACCTGCACTACCTCAGCCACCGGCTGGTGCATGTCGACATTCCCTGGTCGCTGATGACGCTGCAGCAGCGCAATGGCCGCATCGATCGCTATGGCCAGCCGCAACAGCCCCAGATCCGCTACCTGCTCAGTTGCTCCCGCAGCGACGGCATGGGCGATGCCGAGAAGGTGCTGCGTCTGCTCAAGCGCAAGGACGAGCAGGCCCAGCAGAACATCGGCGATCCGGCTGTGTTTCTGGGCATCTACGACGCCGCTGGGGAAGAGGACGTCATCAGCGAGGCCTTCGAGACCGGCAGGGTGGATGCGCTGGAGCAGCGCATGGAGGCCAACGCCCAGCCCTATCTCGGACCGACCAGCGGCGACAACCTGTTCGAGGAACTGTTCGGCAGTACAGATGGCGGCAGTGAAAGCGGGGGAAACACCCCGGTTCAGCCGCTGGTGCAGCAACGCCAGCCCTTCAGCCTTTTCTCCAGTCTCTGGAGCTATGTGGATACGGCCCTTGAGGCGGTGGCCCAGCAGATGGAGCGCCGGGGCGAAAAGCTTGATCTACGGGTCTTCCCCGAGCAGCAGCGGCTGGAGATCACTCCGCCCCCCGAGCTGCAGCGCCGCTACGAGCGCTATCCCCGGGAACTGCAGCCACCTCGTGGCCAGCGGCTGGCCCTCTCCACCGAAGTGGTGGCGTTGCAGCGGGCCCTGGAGCAGAGCCGCCGGCAGGACAGCAGCCGGCCGGAGCTGGAGTTCCTCTGGGATCTGCACCCCCTGGTGGATTGGCTGTCCGACCGGGGGCAGATCACCTTCCAACGCCACTGCGCACCGGTGCTCCAACTCAGCGATGGCCTGGAGTCCGGTGCAGTGGTGATGGTGTTTCAGGGCACGATCCCGAATCAGAAGGGGGTGCCGGTGGTGCAGGAGTGGGTGGCGGTGCGCTTTGCCGGCGCCGGCCTCAAGGTGGTTGGGGTGGAGCCGCTCCAGGCGGTGGCGGAGCGGTTGCAGTTGGGGCGTAAGGCCTACGCCAACCCCCAAGCGCCGATCCCTGGGCACCTGCGGGAGCAGTTGCCGTATGCGGTGGAGCAGGCGAACGCCTACCTGCGCGACTGCGGCGACCGCTGGACGGCCCGCATGCAGCCGGAGCTGGAGGCCCAGCGCGAGCGCCTGAAGCGATTGCGAGGCCGGCAGGAGCAGCAGCTGGAGCTCAGCTTCGCGGCCGACCAGCGACCGCAGCAGATCAAGGAGAAGCGCCGACTGGCCGAGCAGAAGGCCATCGACGGGCGCTTCGACGACCACGAGCGCTTTGTGAACGAGGTGATGACCATCGAACCCTCCCCTTACCTGAAGGTGGTGGCGGTGCTGCACCGGGAGGTTTGA
- a CDS encoding Eco57I restriction-modification methylase domain-containing protein: MTAEQLKAYKAEEIVPDPLTGKAKKYEKGSFLYRLAGRNRQKSASYYTPEVLTSCQIKYTLKEALVDKSAAEILQLKLLEMAMGSAAYLNELVNQLAQAYLERRQQETGKTIPHEGFQQELQKVKMRLADQNVFGVDLNPVAVELAEVSLWLNSIFAPEQGRAFVPWFSQQLVCGNSLLGARRQIYRVSQLPTGTGRKAKPTRLWHDHAPEELAWDAALPADGIFHFLLPDPGMAAYSDKVIKELEPEAIERCKRWNKAFVGEAFTEAQIDHLLRLSQLVDGLWKKWAHDQTALRQRTTDPLPVWEDPTDTEDGAWTPLSLKDRIQDQEVLGRDVANTNARLRLKWAMDYWVALWFWPIRQAGQLPSRDEWLMELSMILGDLEQGITPELGQGNLFADTQPKQLAVNFSDQHGFVNVNKLLEDFERLRQVQSVVERVRPLHWDLEFADLLAAGGFGLIVGNPPWLKVEWEEKGVIGDADPMVLIRKVSASELAKRRKEAFEAHPDLRAAYLEEFEGQNGSQAFLNAVANYPLLKGSQSNLYKCFLPQAWRVATGQGVQGFLHPEGVYDDPKGGALREVLYRRLRNHFQFENQLSVFSEIHHNTKFSINHYGSQRRPSFTHFCNIFRTSTIDASARHNGTGLVGGIKNEANQWNTEGHQRRFIPVDIQRLELFSRLYDDPGTPAGQARLPALHSQQLLSVLEKLAASPGRLCDIKKRYMATKMWDETFAVKKDLTIRPGTSFPPSISDLVLSGPHFFVGTPIYKTPRSICSQNSHYDTIDLITLPGDYVPRTNYHPDISREEYRARMPYVPWGNKKPVSDYYRIISRKRISQSGERTLISSICPPEVGHINGCYSHIFSDSLDLAHVACLFMSLPIDFFIKTTGKADFMENTADQLPLTTSASNSSIRTLALNCLTTHYADLWSECWDEAFRQQRWAKQDSRLPNSFFTNLTPTWQRDCALRTDYARRQALVEIDVLVAQALKLTLEELITIYRVQFPVMQQYERDTWYDRNGRIVFTASKGLTGVGFPRKGSGRGPNKTTGWEDIADMTSGTVSRTTMDDTLPGGPVERTITYEAPFDRCDRVADYRITWEFFEKEGIGA, from the coding sequence GTGACCGCCGAGCAGCTCAAGGCCTATAAGGCCGAGGAGATCGTGCCCGATCCACTCACCGGCAAAGCCAAGAAATACGAGAAGGGCAGCTTCCTCTATCGCCTGGCGGGCCGCAACCGCCAGAAGAGCGCCAGCTATTACACGCCGGAGGTGCTCACCAGTTGCCAGATCAAATACACGCTCAAGGAAGCGCTGGTGGACAAGAGCGCTGCCGAGATCCTCCAGCTGAAGCTGCTGGAGATGGCGATGGGATCGGCCGCCTATCTCAATGAGCTGGTCAACCAGCTGGCCCAGGCCTACCTGGAGCGGCGCCAGCAGGAAACGGGCAAAACCATCCCCCACGAGGGCTTCCAGCAGGAACTGCAGAAGGTGAAGATGCGCCTGGCCGATCAGAACGTGTTCGGCGTGGACCTCAACCCGGTGGCGGTGGAGCTGGCGGAGGTGAGCCTGTGGCTCAACAGCATCTTTGCGCCGGAGCAGGGGCGGGCGTTTGTGCCCTGGTTCAGCCAACAGCTGGTGTGCGGCAATTCGCTGCTCGGGGCGCGCAGGCAGATCTACAGGGTGAGCCAGCTGCCCACGGGCACCGGCCGCAAAGCGAAACCCACAAGGCTCTGGCATGACCACGCGCCTGAGGAGCTGGCCTGGGATGCGGCCTTGCCGGCCGACGGGATCTTTCACTTCCTGCTGCCCGATCCGGGCATGGCCGCCTACTCCGACAAGGTGATCAAGGAGCTGGAACCCGAAGCGATCGAGCGCTGCAAGCGCTGGAACAAAGCCTTTGTGGGCGAGGCCTTCACCGAGGCCCAGATTGACCACCTGTTGCGCCTGAGCCAATTGGTGGATGGGCTCTGGAAGAAATGGGCCCACGATCAGACGGCCCTGCGCCAGCGCACCACCGATCCGTTACCGGTGTGGGAAGACCCCACCGACACTGAGGACGGAGCATGGACCCCACTGAGCCTGAAGGACCGCATCCAGGACCAGGAAGTTCTGGGCCGCGATGTGGCCAACACCAATGCACGGTTGCGACTGAAGTGGGCGATGGACTACTGGGTGGCGCTGTGGTTCTGGCCGATCCGCCAGGCGGGGCAGCTGCCGAGCCGCGATGAGTGGCTGATGGAGCTGAGCATGATCCTGGGCGACCTGGAACAGGGGATCACACCGGAGCTGGGGCAGGGAAACCTGTTTGCCGATACCCAACCGAAGCAGCTGGCGGTGAACTTCAGCGACCAACACGGTTTTGTGAATGTGAACAAGCTGCTCGAAGACTTCGAGCGTCTGCGCCAGGTGCAATCGGTGGTCGAACGCGTCCGGCCGCTGCACTGGGATCTGGAGTTTGCCGATTTGCTGGCGGCTGGCGGCTTCGGCCTGATCGTGGGCAACCCTCCCTGGCTGAAGGTGGAGTGGGAGGAAAAGGGCGTGATCGGTGACGCCGACCCGATGGTGCTGATCCGCAAAGTGAGCGCCAGCGAACTGGCGAAACGGCGCAAGGAGGCGTTTGAGGCTCATCCAGATCTGCGGGCGGCTTATCTGGAGGAGTTTGAGGGGCAGAACGGCAGCCAGGCGTTTCTCAATGCGGTAGCGAACTACCCGCTGCTGAAGGGAAGTCAGTCCAACCTCTACAAGTGCTTTCTCCCCCAGGCCTGGCGTGTGGCTACAGGCCAAGGCGTGCAAGGATTTTTGCATCCCGAAGGAGTCTATGACGACCCGAAAGGCGGAGCACTGCGTGAGGTACTCTATCGTCGACTCAGGAATCACTTCCAATTCGAAAATCAGCTTTCAGTATTCTCAGAGATTCATCATAACACTAAGTTTAGTATCAACCATTACGGATCTCAGCGGCGCCCTAGCTTTACTCATTTTTGCAATATCTTTCGAACCAGTACGATCGATGCATCGGCTAGGCACAATGGTACCGGCCTAGTCGGCGGCATTAAGAACGAGGCAAATCAATGGAATACTGAAGGGCACCAACGGCGCTTTATTCCTGTTGACATACAGAGGCTGGAATTGTTTTCACGGCTATATGATGACCCTGGAACGCCGGCGGGACAGGCGAGACTTCCCGCACTTCATTCACAGCAACTGCTAAGCGTTTTGGAGAAGCTAGCCGCCTCCCCAGGCAGACTTTGTGATATTAAGAAGCGCTATATGGCCACCAAGATGTGGGACGAGACTTTCGCAGTAAAAAAAGACCTTACCATCCGACCTGGCACTTCTTTCCCGCCCTCAATCTCTGACTTAGTGCTTTCAGGCCCCCATTTCTTCGTTGGCACGCCAATCTACAAGACCCCACGATCAATCTGCTCGCAGAACAGCCACTACGACACCATTGACCTCATCACACTCCCAGGCGATTACGTTCCCAGAACAAACTATCATCCAGATATCTCTAGAGAAGAATATCGAGCCAGAATGCCATATGTGCCGTGGGGAAACAAAAAGCCAGTATCGGATTATTATCGTATTATAAGCCGAAAAAGGATTAGCCAGTCGGGCGAAAGAACCTTGATTTCATCAATTTGCCCGCCAGAAGTGGGGCATATCAATGGATGCTACTCCCATATTTTTTCCGATTCTCTTGATCTTGCGCACGTGGCATGCCTTTTCATGTCGCTGCCTATTGATTTCTTTATTAAAACAACTGGCAAAGCTGATTTCATGGAGAACACTGCTGATCAGCTTCCCCTAACGACATCTGCATCCAACTCTTCAATACGTACTCTCGCCCTCAACTGCCTCACCACCCACTACGCCGATCTCTGGAGCGAATGCTGGGACGAAGCCTTCCGCCAGCAACGCTGGGCCAAACAGGATTCCCGCCTCCCCAACAGCTTCTTCACCAACCTCACCCCCACCTGGCAGCGCGATTGCGCCCTGCGCACCGATTACGCCCGCCGCCAAGCCCTGGTGGAGATCGATGTGCTGGTGGCCCAGGCCCTCAAGCTCACCCTCGAAGAACTGATCACCATCTACCGCGTGCAGTTCCCGGTGATGCAGCAATACGAACGCGACACCTGGTATGACCGCAACGGCCGCATCGTCTTCACCGCCAGCAAGGGCCTCACTGGTGTCGGCTTCCCCCGCAAAGGCTCAGGCCGTGGCCCCAACAAGACCACGGGATGGGAAGACATCGCGGACATGACCTCCGGCACCGTCTCCCGCACGACCATGGATGACACCCTGCCTGGGGGGCCCGTGGAGCGGACGATCACCTATGAGGCGCCATTTGATCGCTGTGATCGGGTGGCGGACTACCGGATTACCTGGGAGTTCTTCGAGAAGGAGGGGATCGGCGCATGA
- a CDS encoding GmrSD restriction endonuclease domain-containing protein produces MTIYEDTNSKPLLDLLDRIHSGDMVLPDFQRDFVWEPSATQALIVSIANNYPAGSILRVRDLQRAFSSREFEGAPLPTTEHTFLVLDGQQRLTSLYQAFYGVGDHRYYLDIRALIDGADFEDAIGYLRRTKGAVARREAFVLQAEQLLLPLSVLHKGSTGFSRWASQVARTRQGAERDQLEDQLQELEARWINRIDQYVFPVVTLSAETEPAALCTIFETLNRTGVKLSVFELLTARFWSQDLKLRELWDQARSDHPLIAHFDVDPHYVLMAIALAGGNTPSCKRGDVLNLTADTVTQWWQPVIEALALSLTILHDDCWVLEPRWLPFNTMLAPMAAALARAGATRGVAVGAQREQIKRWFWCSVFSQAYESSPNTQSSRDVGELIPWLRDSAAPAPENVRSFHFNPEQLRDVTPRQRSLYRATICLILASGVRPLDFHSRAVLNDQLLVSSGIDDHHIFPAKYLEDRGIESRPRDCVLNRCLIDRQTNQRISCRAPSDYMAELRDELGFPMAMVLGSHLIPHGGESGLWTDSFEQFLQQRLELISSAIGEVTGMIYPLDG; encoded by the coding sequence ATGACCATCTACGAAGACACCAACTCCAAGCCTCTACTCGATCTGCTGGATCGGATCCACAGCGGCGACATGGTGTTGCCCGATTTCCAGCGCGACTTCGTCTGGGAGCCCAGTGCCACCCAGGCACTTATCGTCTCCATCGCTAACAACTACCCGGCCGGCAGCATCCTCCGGGTCCGCGACCTTCAGCGCGCTTTCTCCAGCCGTGAGTTTGAAGGTGCTCCACTGCCCACCACTGAGCACACCTTCCTCGTGCTCGACGGCCAGCAGCGGCTCACCTCGCTCTACCAGGCCTTCTATGGCGTTGGCGATCACCGTTACTACCTTGACATCCGCGCCCTCATCGACGGTGCCGACTTTGAGGACGCCATCGGCTACCTCAGGCGCACTAAAGGTGCCGTGGCCAGGCGAGAGGCGTTTGTGCTGCAGGCTGAACAGCTGCTCTTGCCGCTGTCTGTACTCCACAAGGGCAGTACCGGCTTCTCCAGGTGGGCTTCCCAGGTAGCTCGCACCCGCCAGGGCGCTGAGCGCGACCAACTGGAGGATCAGCTGCAGGAGCTGGAAGCTCGGTGGATCAACCGCATTGACCAATACGTCTTCCCTGTCGTCACCTTGTCTGCCGAAACCGAGCCGGCAGCCCTCTGCACGATCTTCGAAACGCTGAACCGCACCGGCGTGAAGCTCAGCGTGTTCGAGCTGCTCACCGCTCGCTTCTGGAGTCAAGACCTCAAGCTGCGCGAACTCTGGGATCAGGCCCGCAGCGATCACCCGCTGATCGCCCACTTCGATGTGGATCCTCACTACGTGCTGATGGCCATCGCCCTGGCCGGCGGCAACACCCCGAGCTGCAAGCGCGGCGACGTGCTCAACCTCACCGCCGACACCGTCACCCAGTGGTGGCAGCCGGTGATTGAGGCCCTGGCGCTCTCCCTCACGATCCTCCACGACGACTGCTGGGTGCTTGAGCCTCGCTGGTTGCCGTTCAACACCATGCTCGCTCCCATGGCTGCTGCCCTCGCACGAGCTGGCGCCACCAGGGGCGTTGCAGTTGGTGCCCAGCGGGAGCAGATCAAGCGTTGGTTCTGGTGCTCGGTGTTCAGCCAGGCCTACGAGAGCTCCCCCAACACCCAGAGCAGCCGTGATGTGGGAGAGCTGATCCCCTGGCTCAGGGATTCAGCGGCACCGGCTCCCGAAAACGTGCGCAGTTTCCACTTCAACCCCGAGCAGCTGCGCGATGTCACCCCCAGGCAGCGCTCCCTCTACCGCGCCACCATCTGCCTGATCCTCGCCAGCGGCGTACGCCCTCTCGATTTCCACAGCCGTGCCGTGCTCAACGATCAACTCCTGGTCAGCAGCGGCATCGACGATCATCACATCTTCCCAGCAAAATACCTGGAAGACCGCGGCATTGAGTCCCGTCCTCGCGACTGCGTACTCAACCGCTGCCTGATTGACAGACAAACCAATCAGCGCATCAGCTGTCGCGCTCCATCCGACTACATGGCGGAGTTGCGCGATGAGCTGGGTTTCCCCATGGCGATGGTGCTCGGCAGCCACTTGATTCCCCATGGGGGCGAGTCGGGACTTTGGACCGACTCCTTTGAGCAGTTCCTGCAGCAGCGGCTGGAGCTGATCAGCTCGGCCATTGGCGAAGTGACAGGCATGATCTATCCTTTGGATGGGTAG
- a CDS encoding TerB family tellurite resistance protein has protein sequence MTDHASHPILSYPEEARIAYVSLLGELCYVDRQFDDQERMQLEQQMNVLDISDQGKARVYAAVYDLRDSHREAIIAGIKALSDSDLRFTLITDLFIIALANNYISVEEQDYVFEIGRKLGVEDEQIKAIKQVQFGLWQLRNTPSDSDSFKKLIKESAANLAGAGVPIAAVAASGSVFGLSAAGITSGLAALGALVGGGMLAGTVLVVPAIAVGSVWGVKKLVDLVTKSD, from the coding sequence ATGACAGATCATGCCTCCCATCCGATCCTCAGCTATCCAGAGGAAGCTCGAATTGCCTATGTCTCCCTCTTGGGAGAGCTCTGCTATGTCGATCGTCAGTTCGATGACCAGGAACGCATGCAGCTTGAACAGCAGATGAATGTGCTCGATATCTCGGATCAAGGAAAGGCGCGCGTCTATGCTGCCGTCTATGACCTGAGAGACTCACACAGAGAGGCCATCATCGCTGGCATCAAGGCTCTTTCTGATTCGGATCTGCGCTTCACGCTGATCACAGATCTGTTCATCATAGCCCTGGCCAACAACTATATCTCGGTCGAAGAGCAGGATTACGTCTTTGAGATTGGCCGCAAGCTCGGAGTAGAAGATGAGCAGATCAAGGCCATCAAGCAAGTTCAGTTTGGCCTCTGGCAACTCCGGAATACTCCCAGCGATTCTGACTCATTTAAAAAGCTCATCAAGGAATCTGCGGCAAACCTGGCCGGAGCCGGTGTTCCCATCGCGGCGGTGGCCGCCTCGGGCTCTGTATTCGGCCTCAGCGCCGCTGGTATCACCTCCGGTCTCGCAGCCTTGGGTGCGCTGGTTGGCGGCGGGATGTTGGCTGGCACAGTCCTCGTTGTTCCCGCCATCGCCGTAGGCTCAGTTTGGGGCGTCAAGAAACTTGTTGACCTTGTGACCAAATCGGACTAA